A region from the Triplophysa rosa linkage group LG4, Trosa_1v2, whole genome shotgun sequence genome encodes:
- the zgc:65894 gene encoding tubulin beta-4B chain, whose amino-acid sequence MREIVHLQAGQCGNQIGAKFWEVISDEHGIDPTGTYHGDSDLQLDRISVYYNEASGGKYVPRAILVDLEPGTMDSVRSGPFGQIFRPDNFVFGQSGAGNNWAKGHYTEGAELVDSVLDVVRKEAESCDCLQGFQLTHSLGGGTGSGMGTLMISKIREEYPDRIMNTFSVVPSPKVSDTVVEPYNATLSVHQLVENTDETYCIDNEALYDICFRTLKLTTPTYGDLNHLVSATMSGVTTCLRFPGQLNADLRKLAVNMVPFPRLHFFMPGFAPLTSRGSQQYRALSVPELTQQMFDAKNMMAACDPRHGRYLTVAAVFRGRMSMKEVDEQMLNVQNKNSSYFVEWIPNNVKTAVCDIPPRGLKMSATFIGNSTAIQELFKRISEQFTAMFRRKAFLHWYTGEGMDEMEFTEAESNMNDLVSEYQQYQDATAEEGEFEEEGEEEAA is encoded by the exons ATGCGCGAGATCGTGCACCTGCAAGCCGGACAGTGCGGCAACCAGATCGGAGCGAAG TTCTGGGAGGTGATCAGCGATGAACACGGGATCGACCCGACAGGCACCTATCATGGAGACAGTGACCTGCAGCTGGACCGCATCAGTGTTTACTACAATGAGGCTTCTG gGGGGAAGTATGTGCCACGAGCCATTCTTGTGGATCTAGAACCCGGAACCATGGACTCTGTCCGCTCGGGTCCTTTCGGACAGATATTCAGACCCGACAACTTTGTCTTTG GTCAGAGCGGAGCGGGTAATAACTGGGCTAAAGGTCATTACACTGAAGGCGCGGAGCTGGTGGACTCCGTTCTGGATGTGGTCCGTAAAGAGGCGGAGAGCTGCGATTGCCTGCAGGGCTTCCAGCTCACACACTCGCTGGGAGGAGGAACGGGCTCGGGCATGGGCACCCTCATGATCAGCAAGATCCGCGAGGAGTACCCCGACCGCATCATGAACACCTTCAGCGTGGTGCCCTCGCCCAAAGTGTCCGACACCGTGGTGGAGCCCTACAACGCCACGCTGTCCGTCCACCAGCTGGTGGAGAACACGGACGAGACGTACTGCATCGACAACGAAGCGCTGTACGACATCTGCTTCCGCACGCTCAAGCTCACCACGCCCACGTACGGCGACCTCAACCACCTCGTCTCGGCCACCATGAGCGGCGTCACCACCTGCCTGAGGTTCCCCGGGCAGCTGAACGCCGACCTCCGCAAGCTGGCCGTCAACATGGTGCCCTTCCCCCGTCTGCACTTCTTCATGCCCGGCTTCGCTCCTCTCACCAGCAGGGGGAGCCAGCAGTACCGCGCCCTCTCCGTCCCCGAGCTCACCCAGCAGATGTTCGACGCCAAGAACATGATGGCCGCCTGCGACCCGCGTCACGGACGCTACCTGACGGTGGCTGCCGTGTTCCGCGGCCGCATGTCCATGAAGGAGGTGGACGAGCAGATGCTCAACGTGCAGAACAAGAACAGCAGCTACTTTGTCGAGTGGATCCCCAACAACGTGAAGACGGCCGTGTGCGACATCCCGCCCCGCGGGCTCAAGATGTCCGCCACCTTCATCGGCAACAGCACGGCCATCCAGGAGCTGTTCAAGCGCATCTCCGAGCAGTTCACTGCCATGTTCCGCCGCAAGGCTTTCCTGCACTGGTACACCGGCGAGGGCATGGACGAGATGGAGTTCACCGAGGCCGAGAGCAACATGAACGACCTGGTGTCCGAGTACCAGCAGTACCAGGACGCCACTGCTGAGGAGGGAGAGTTCGAGGAGGAGGGTGAAGAGGAGGCCGCCTGA